The Megalops cyprinoides isolate fMegCyp1 chromosome 10, fMegCyp1.pri, whole genome shotgun sequence genome window below encodes:
- the LOC118784431 gene encoding urotensin-2 receptor, with protein MDLSSSIPHSPTPAASHTLPLLPNFSLPSSSPSLSPSPSLASTALFCSVLSLMSLLGIGGNLYTLGLLLGRRRASSSLHLQVLSLALADLLYLSTAPFIVYDSLAADWAFGELGCRLLLSLDLLTMHASIFTLTAMSLDRYRAVADPLAASSSPSPGLLRVALAWGLALALSLPMMITLHLEDGENQEGKLCVPAWDEQSSKAYMSVLFCTSILGPGLAIGALYTALGRLYWVSQTQPPWANTSSTYPPRAPRPKVLLLILGIVLAFWACFLPFWIWQLLPLYQPEVLRSVPTSTQVTVNRVLTSLTYGNSCVNPFFYTLLTGKRKRSRQTPTAGAQLSPKGSSIH; from the exons ATGGATCTCTCCAGTTCgatcccccactcccccactccTGCTGCctcccacaccctccctcttctccccaATTTCTcgctcccctcctcctcaccctccctgTCCCCTTCTCCGAGTCTAGCCTCCACGGCCCTCTTTTGCTCTGTGCTCTCCCTCATGTCTCTCCTTGGCATTGGGGGAAACCTCTACACTTTAGGGCTCCTATTGGGGCGACGCAGA gCTTCTTCATCTCTCCACCTCCAGGTGTTGAGTCTAGCCCTAGCGGACCTCCTCTACCTCTCCACCGCGCCTTTCATCGTGTACGACAGCCTGGCCGCAGACTGGGCCTTCGGGGAGCTGGGCTGCCGGCTCCTGCTCAGCCTGGATCTCCTCACCATGCACGCCAGCATCTTCACGCTCACTGCAATGAGCCTGGACCGCTACAGGGCTGTCGCTGACCCACTggcagcctcctcctccccatcgCCAGGCCTGCTTCGAGTCGCCTTGGCCTGGGGGTTGGCGCTGGCCCTTAGCCTCCCCATGATGATCACTCTCCACCTGGAAGATGGGGAAAACCAGGAGGGCAAGCTATGCGTGCCGGCCTGGGATGAGCAGAGCTCCAAGGCCTACATGAGCGTTCTCTTCTGCACCAGCATCCTCGGCCCAGGACTGGCAATTGGGGCACTGTATACTGCTCTGGGCCGCCTGTACTGGGTCTCCCAAACCCAACCTCCCTGGGCAAACACAAGCAGCACCTACCCCCCCCGCGCACCCCGCCCTAAGGTCCTGCTGTTGATCCTGGGAATAGTTCTGGCCTTCTGGGCCTGCTTCCTCCCCTTCTGGATCTGGCAGCTGCTGCCCCTGTACCAACCAGAGGTGCTGAGGTCTGTCCCCACCAGCACTCAGGTTACCGTCAACAGAGTACTCACAAGCCTCACTTACGGGAACTCCTGTGTCAACCCCTTCTTCTACACCCTGCTCACCGGCAAACGAAAGCGCTCCAGGCAGACTCCCACGGCAGGAGCCCAGCTGTCCCCCAAGGGGAGTTCAATTCATTGA